One window from the genome of Nicotiana sylvestris chromosome 9, ASM39365v2, whole genome shotgun sequence encodes:
- the LOC138877455 gene encoding uncharacterized protein — protein sequence MVGEKVFLKVSPMKGIMRFGKKGELSPRFIGPFEVLRRVGEAAYELALPPSLSGVHPVFHVSMLRRYHADISHMLDFSTIQLDESLGYEEEPVAIIDRQDRQLRSKRISTVKVQWRGQLVKEVTWESEEDMQSRYPQLI from the coding sequence atggtcggcgagaaggttttcttgaaagtctcgccgatgaagggtattatgagattcgggaaaaAGGGagagttgagcccaaggtttataggcccatttgaggtgttgaggcgagttggggaggctgcttatgagcttgctttacctcccagcctatcaggggttcatccagtttttcacgtgtctatgcttcggaggtatcacgccGACATATCCCatatgttagacttcagtactattcagcttgATGAGAGCTTAGGTTATGAGGaagagccagttgccattattgatagacaggatcgccagttgagatccaagaggatttctacggtaaaggtccagtggaggggccaactagtcaaggaggtgacctgggagtccgaggaggacatgcagagcagatatccacaacTTATTTAG
- the LOC138877456 gene encoding protein MAIN-LIKE 1-like, with product MGWAVFVPDILRRRIDDMWEFIRAHPLHPRIVRRLEDTCFYRIIEIGRLPFNCAFITAMIERWKLEMHTFHLSIGEITITLQDVEILFGLSVDGLPVAYPHALREYTGLHYLEMLQWLIGFRPAEETALSGASRLQLTPVRQHMEAMDAYITGDSPVLLIDRYMIFFMLLMFGRVLFPNTSENLFSLRFLHHLERLANLPRYNWGAVVLGFLHRQMRWASMGTQRDVTRFLPLLQAIRLYLFYQLGLQMQQHTDEEAAF from the exons ATGGGATGGGCAGTGTTTGTCCCAGACATTCTACGCAGACGTATAGACGATATGTGGGAGTTTATTAGGGCCCACCCACTCCATCCCCGTATAGTTAGACGCCTTGAGGATACGTGTTTCTACAGGATCATAGAGATCGGCCGGTTGCCGTTCAACTGCGCGTTTATCACGGCTATGATAGAGCGGTGGAAACTAGAGATGCACACGTTTCATCTATCGATCGGCGAGATTACCATCACGCTTCAGGATGTGGAGATTCTTTTTGGGCTGTCGGTTGATGGATTACCTGTAGCTTACCCGCATGCTCTTAGAGAATATACGGGATTGCATTACTTGGAGATGTTACAATGGCTCATCGGCTTTCGGCCAGCAGAGGAGACTGCATTGAGTGGGGCCAGTCGTTTGCAGTTGACACCCGTCCGGCAGCATATGGAGGCGATGGATGCGTACATTACTGGTGATTCACCGGTTCTTCTTATTGACCGGTACATGATATTCTTTATGCTACTTATGTTTGGTAGGgtattgttcccgaacacttcggaaAACCTATTCAGCTtgagatttcttcatcatcttgagCGGCTAGCTAATTTACCTCGTTACAACTGGGGTGCAGTTGTTTTAGGGTTCCTGCATAGGCAGATGCGCTGGGCAAGCATGGGCACCCAAAGAGACGTTACTAGATTTTTGCCGCTGCTGCAG GCTATTAGGTTATATTTGTTCTACCAATTGGGACTGCAGATGCAGCAGCATACTGACGAGGAAGCTGCCTTTTAA